In one Lolium rigidum isolate FL_2022 chromosome 3, APGP_CSIRO_Lrig_0.1, whole genome shotgun sequence genomic region, the following are encoded:
- the LOC124696212 gene encoding pumilio homolog 5-like, translating to MSLITWEVLGHQRPEAMLLPIRWSKFTVYYEEEKKGVSTNDPGSEELAPDNQNVPINVDTKTDQRLPQQSSSASSRSAFETSVEQHTQQKVDVENQESCMRALIDPDEEYAYRLWIQSLEAMKNHHAPDADVEKALSGQHQPTTNAPGNTHVDSLLQQIKHPVDHHLRLIHIKGQVPAISVDPNGSRFILKKLDTATTGEIVMLYNEITPLMKSLIINVFANSVILKLLDYGPSVYTRKLIGNLKGYVLDLSLQLYGCRVIQKAFEITDTDQKVEMAKELGSNILKCVCDQHANHAIQKCIEFVPPQHIQFVYRSLRGKVKMLSSHPFGCHVIQKALEFCRDPQMKQALVTEILESVNELSVDPYGNYVVQYIVEHGEPREREIIVLKFDGRVMQMSHEKHSSNVIEKCLIHGSYMDRKRIIVEIFCAAGGTTADHLLGMIVHEYANYVIQRMLEVSREWQVDVIVKLVRRHEAMLAKYPHGRHVIAQVERVVNARAGLPGSVAPAPPQFP from the exons AATGATCCAGGGAGTGAAGAGCTGGCTCCAGACAATCAAAATGTGCCTATAAATGTTGACACAAAAACAGATCAACGTCTTCCTCAACAGTCGTCGTCTGCCTCCTCAAGGAGTGCATTCGAGACTTCTGTCGAGCAACATACACAACAAAAGGTTGATGTCGAAAACCAGGAGTCATGTATGCGTGCATTGATTGACCCAGACGAGGAATATGCCTACAGACTATGGATTCAGTCCCTAGAGGCTATGAAGAATCACCACGCTCCTGATGCTGATGTTGAGAAGGCATTATCTGGGCAACATCAGCCAACTACAAATGCTCCTGGAAA CACTCATGTCGATTCCCTTCTTCAGCAGATCAAGCATCCAGTGGACCATCATCTAAGACTAATTCATATCAAGGGTCAGGTACCTGCTATCAG TGTTGATCCAAATGGGAGTCGCTTTATCCTGAAGAAACTTGACACCGCAACTACTGGGGAGATAGTTATGCTCTATAACGAAATCACTCCTCTAATGAAATCACTGATCATTAATGTCTTTGCCAATAGTGTGATTCTCAAG CTTCTTGATTATGGACCATCAGTCTACACTAGGAAACTCATTGGTAATCTGAAGGGGTATGTGTTAGACCTAAGCCTTCAGCTCTATGGTTGTCGAGTGATCCAGAAG GCTTTTGAAATAACCGACACTGATCAGAAGGTAGAGATGGCCAAGGAGCTTGGTAGCAATATATTGAAATGTGTTTGTGACCAACATGCAAACCACGCCATCCAGAAATGTATAGAGTTTGTGCCACCACAGCATATCCAATTCGTCTATAGAAGCTTACGTGGGAAGGTCAAGATGCTATCCTCCCATCCTTTTGGATGCCATGTCATTCAG AAAGCGTTGGAGTTCTGCAGGGATCCGCAAATGAAACAGGCGCTTGTCACGGAGATTCTTGAATCTGTAAATGAGTTGTCGGTAGATCCGTATGGAAACTACGTTGTCCAG TACATTGTGGAGCATGGAGAGCCCCGTGAAAGAGAAATTATTGTGCTAAAATTTGATGGGCGGGTTATGCAAATGAGCCACGAGAAGCACTCTTCGAACGTCATCGAGAAGTGCCTAATCCACGGCAGCTACATGGACCGCAAGCGGATCATAGTTGAGATTTTCTGTGCTGCGGGTGGCACAACCGCAGACCATCTACTG GGTATGATTGTCCACGAATATGCGAACTATGTGATACAGAGGATGCTTGAGGTGTCGCGGGAGTGGCAGGTCGACGTGATTGTGAAGCTGGTGAGGCGTCACGAGGCCATGCTGGCCAAGTACCCCCACGGCAGGCACGTGATAGCGCAGGTCGAGAGGGTTGTCAATGCTAGAGCGGGGCTCCCTGGCTCTGTTGCCCCAGCACCACCCCAGTTCCCCTAG